From the genome of Callithrix jacchus isolate 240 chromosome 7, calJac240_pri, whole genome shotgun sequence, one region includes:
- the ANGPTL7 gene encoding angiopoietin-related protein 7 — translation MLKKPLSAVTWLCIFTVAFVSHPAWLQKPPKRKTPAQLKAATCCEEVKELKAQVANLSSLVSELNQKQERDWVSVVMQVMELESNSKRMESRLTDAESKYSEMNNQIDIMQLQAAQTVTQTSADAIYDCSSLYQKNYRISGVYKLPPDDFLGSPELEVFCDMETSGGGWTIIQRRKSGLVSFYRDWKQYKQGFGSIRGDFWLGNEHIHRLSRQPTRLRVELEDWEGNLRYAEYSHFVLGNELNSYRLFLGNFTGNVGNDALQYHNNTAFSTKDKDNDNCLDKCAQLRKGGYWYNCCTDSNLNGVYYRLGEHNKHLDGITWYGWHGSTYSLKRVEMKIRPEDFKP, via the exons ATGCTGAAAAAGCCTCTCTCAGCTGTGACCTGGCTCTGCATTTTCACTGTGGCCTTTGTCAGCCACCCAGCATGGCTGCAGAAGCCCCCTAAGCGCAAGACACCAGCACAGCTCAAAGCGGCCACCTGCTGTGAGGAGGTGAAGGAGCTCAAGGCCCAAGTCGCCAACCTCAGCAGCTTGGTGAGTGAACTGAACCAGAAGCAGGAGAGGGACTGGGTCAGCGTGGTAATGCAGGTGATGGAGCTGGAGAGCAATAGCAAGCGCATGGAGTCGCGGCTCACAGATGCCGAGAGCAAGTACTCTGAGATGAACAACCAGATCGACATCATGCAGCTGCAGGCGGCGCAGACAGTCACTCAGACCTCCGCAG ACGCTATCTACGACTGCTCTTCCCTCTACCAGAAGAACTACCGCATCTCTGGAGTGTATAAGCTTCCTCCTGATGACTTCCTGGGCAGCCCTGAACTGGAG GTGTTCTGTGACATGGAGACTTCTGGCGGAGGCTGGACCATCATCCAGAGACGAAAAAGTGGCCTTGTCTCCTTTTACCGGGACTGGAAGCAGTACAAACAGGGCTTTGGCAGCATCCGTGGGGACTTCTGGCTGGGGAACGAACACATCCACCGGCTCTCCAGACAGCCAACCCGGTTGCGTGTAGAGTTGGAG GACTGGGAGGGCAACCTGCGCTATGCTGAGTACAGCCACTTTGTTCTGGGAAATGAACTCAATAGCTATCGCCTCTTCCTGGGGAACTTCACTGGCAATGTGGGGAACGACGCCCTCCAGTATCATAACAACACAGCCTTCAGCACCAAGGACAAGGACAATGACAACTGCTTGGACAAGTGTGCCCAGCTCCGCAAAG GTGGCTACTGGTACAACTGCTGCACAGACTCCAACCTCAATGGAGTGTACTACCGCCTGGGCGAGCACAACAAGCACCTGGATGGCATCACCTGGTACGGCTGGCATGGATCTACCTATTCCCTCAAACGGGTGGAGATGAAAATCCGCCCGGAAGACTTCAAGCCTTAA